The sequence GCGCCTTcgcgagctcaagcaagAAAAGAGCGGCTACGAGCGCGCAAAGGATACATGCAAGCGTGATTTAAACAACCTGCGAAGGCGTAAGGACGTTCTCCGTCAGGGTCTCAGCCGCCTCGACGAACAGATGCAGGAAGCAGCACCAGGCAACATATCAGGGCTTGAGGATGCCAAGCGCGACGTAGAAGTGCAAAAGGAGGCGATCGTGCTGCAGTTCCAGGACATCGAGTCTCAGAAAACCGAGATCGTAGCAAAACGAGCACCGATTCAGGAACAGATCCAAACTCTCGAAGATCGCAAGCGCCAATTCGAGGACAGGATGGGCGGTCTGCACGGTAGCCTCCGAGCGGCTGTGGCCGAACGTGTTGAGCAGATCAACAACCGGGATCACTGGCAAAGGAAGCGCGCCAGCatcgaggccgagatcAAGGCCAGCGAGGCTGAAGAGGCCAACTTTGAAGAGGACTATCAGAAtgtcgagcaagcagctctGCAGTACTGCGACAAGGTCCAGACCACGCGTACGATGAGTcagatcgaaaaggagaagaaagagctacagctgctcaagaagaaggctgCCTCGGAAGCTGGCATCAGCTTGGAGCAAGCTGCCGAGGACCTGCAGAGACGGCAACGTGCTCTTGCCGAAGCCAAGGACGAAGTGCAAAACATGAACGAAGCCGAACGACGACTTCGAAGCTCGCTCGCCGTACGCTACGCCAAGTGGAACTTCTTCCGCCGCTCGATTGCGATCCGAGCCAAAAGCAACTTTGCACGCAACCTAGCAACACGTGGCTATGAAGGAACGCTCAAATTCAACCACAAGTCCGAAAAGCTCTCTCTCGCCATCGATACACAGGCACACAATCAGTCGCATCGctccagctcggcagcagcgacacaGACCCAGCGCGCGGCACAACAGCATTCTAACAAGGGTATGTCGGGAGGCGAGCGAAGTTTTGCCACTGCCTGCCTGCTGTTGTCGCTGTGGCAGGCGATGAGTTCACCGATCCGATGCTTAGACGAGTTTGACATCTTCATGGACCAGGTGAACAGGAGGGTGGCGCTGTCGATGATCATGAATGAGGCCAGGGCAACACCGCATGTGCAGTACATCATGATCACCCCGCAGGATATGCCCGATATGAggagcgagatggacgatgTCAAGATGCTTGTCGTGAATCCTCCGCAAAGGAACGAGGGTGCGCTGGCCGGATGACGTCCGGAGCAGCGtaagaagaagctgcttTGGTAGCAAGTGTATTGTGTCTCATCTTGGCGAATAGAAGTAATGGATCAACGACATACTATTCTCACACGTTCCATCGCATGCTCACAAAACTCGccgactcatgacttgcATTCACCTTTCGAGGTTTGTCTCATATGTCAGAGTGACGAAGAGTGTTtttgcattcgtgattcacgattgtgatgATGATACATGACATTTTCCAAGCCCTTACAATCTGCCCGATCCGGTGACCCTTGTTGTCTTCAATTTGATCAAATTTGTCAACAGATCGTTAGCTGTAGTATCGATATTATAGCCTCTACCCAATGCCGAGATGTATCCATTGATGTAATCGATCTCAGTGCTGCCTCTGCGGTTTTTAAGATCGCTGTGCATGGAAGACCAGTTGGCAGCGGTGAGGCGAGCAACTCGCTGCACCTCTTGAAATAGGGCCTGAGGTGTCAAGCTAGGATTCAACATGGGTTCACCCGTTTCTGTCGAAAGAAGAATGAGATCTTCTGTTGACAAAGTCGCTGGTGAATTGGAGATGGACGGGTTGTTGGAGGGGGACAGGTGTTCGCGCACTTGTGCTTCCAGCACCATGCCTGCTTCGAGGCAAATGGACCACATGGCATCCATTGCAGCTGGGTTGCCAAAGAGGTCTCCGTTCTTGCAGTCGGCGAGGGCGGTGAGCGGGTTGATGCACGCATTAATGACGAGCTTGCGTAACGCGCGTAGCTGAAATGCTCGGATGGGCTCCCACTCAACATTGAGCGGCAGAGAGAGAAGTGCTGCAACCGTGGCTCGGAGGGTGCGAAGATTGGGCTGATCGGCAATGTTGGTAATCGACAGCTTGTTGGAAGGGGCATCTGGATCGTGTATCTCTTCGACCGGATTGGAGTCCGGATCCGGGGCAAAACGCTCCCAGCCTTtcgccttcttgctcgatccCAATCCGCTTGTTGTCAGCAACCCCCGTTGCACCGGCGCAATCGTCTGTCCGAAGGGTACTCTGTCCGCCTCGAACCCGTTCGGCCCTGAACGGCCGCTAGGCACGATACTGAAATGCAACGCCCCGGCGCTAGCATGCACTATGTCTAACGGTCCCTTTCGCCAACACCCGTGGGTAGTCGAAGCAAGTACGAAATTTGGCCTCTGTTCGGGATCCTTGAAGAACGTATCGAACAGTGTATCGAGCACACCCATGCCATTCTGCAGCAGTACAATGGTTGACCATGGATGAAGACGATGTCGAAGACTTTCTATCGCTGAGAGGGTTGAATCGCATTTGGTCGTGACAATCAAGCTGTCGATTGGGCTAGCGCGTGGTTGAGAATACGTTCCCTCCAGGGTTGAAATAAGCGAAATGCCGCCATCGTGATCAGGTAGTGGAGTTCGGGACGAAGTTTGCTCGTGCATCGAAGGTGGTTCTGCTGATGAGGATCCGGTTTGCGTACGCGATATAAAAAATCGATCTGATTCCATTTGTTCATCATCATGCATGTCGACCTGATTCGCTCGATTGCGACGCACCATCGAAGTGAGTATATCGGTGGCACTCGAACTGAAATCGGTTTGAAATCCACCTTCGATGTCTCTAACGCCATCTTGCTCTACCACGATCGAGTTGAGGTATCGTTTCTGTGCTTGCTTACCAAAAGCCTTTTTGCGCAGATGCAACGTGACCGAGGTCTGCTGAGGATCTGGGAGATTGGACCGGACATAAGGCGGTAAGCTGAGCGAGGAGACAATGGTGCCTTGATTTGATGGCGGACGCTGGTTAGACAGGTTGGAGAGAAGAAGCTCTCGCCGTGATTTGGAGGATGAGGGTCCCgctcgaagaagctgaCGCTGAAGCTTGACGGAACGCTTGAGATGGAATGCTATCAGCGATCCAATAGACCCTACGCCGAGGATGTGATACCGCATGGTCGTGAGGAAGAGGGTGGCCAACGCCACTAGCCCCAAGCGCGGTGGCCGTGCCAGGACAGTGGGAGAGCGAAACGAGCCGGGTCTGGACTCTGTTCTTAGTCTGCACGCATGTGGACCCAAATCTGGGCTTGAGACGGTGCGCAGGGATGATGTCCAAGATCCTTTTCTTTTCACGCGGAGATTCGATTCTCGGCGGAACAGCAATAGtgccgagcagcaaggGACTGTTTTGGAGAAACCGTGAGGCTGCTTGCAAGCGATAATCGCAAAGCGTGGGCTTCTTTGACGCTATGCTGTGTTGAGGAAAAGGCCTTGGGACGATGGCGGAGAGCAATATTTTGAATGTCGATCCGGCAACAGTAGGATGATGAGCCAAGAAGAAACGTGAAGGCTGAAGTAAGGTGGagaattgtgaatcacgaatatggATTTTGACATTCCTGATTATTTGTGCGCTTTCTGAgaagcaatcgtgaattacgaatcacgattagtcacgagtcgtgagttcttcgctttgctgctcagaCGATTTCGATAAATCGGCACTTTCGGATtcaagatcgagtcgatcggTCTGATTTCAGAGGCATAAAAGGAGCGTCAGCTTGCGCAgtccagtcacgagtcgaggcCAGAACTTCGGCATTCGGATGCTCGCTCATCTGGTGCCTCGCCCATTGAAAACGTCTGGTGATCAGTCACACTCTCTTCACTCCCACATCCACCTACCCACCTTAAGCATTGCAACTGCTGACCTTCGCCAGTACTACTCATGTGGATCTTCTGAGGCGCACTCGAAAGCGTCTTCACTCGGGCAAAGTTAGTCCGGTACTTAGGCATACGACTTGACATTGTCATTGGCATCGTCTGAGTTGAGATTGGACGAGAGGTGCAGCTTCTGACCATCATGGAGGATGAACAGAATGCGGCCCTTCACCTTGGCGGTCTTGCGCTAGGCAACGTGCTTCGCgacctcggcatcgacgaacAGCACCAGTCCGACCTCGAAcgtctcggcatcgcaTCTGGCAGTGGCAGGATCAAACAGGAGGATATCTACAATGACCGCTTcgcagacgatgacgatgacctCGGTGATTCATATCGCCGCAATGGCTCCTCAACAAAGGACTGGGAGACTGaagtcgacgacgagatgcggAGAGAGCTTGCAAGTGAGCGTGACTCGGAGGAAAGAGCAGAGCTCGACAGGTACTATCGCCAAGGTCTAGCGCAGCTCGAACAGCCTAGAGCGCCGCTGCGAGGagaggacgacgactttgatgacagcgatgaggaagaagaTGTCCCGCTTTCCCAACAGCCCTCTCGAATACAGCTTAATGGCCATGCTATACAAACCAACGACTTTTCTCGTTTCGGCGCTGGGATAATCAAAGTCAAGGAAGAACGTGACGACGAACGCGATATGGCGTTGCTATCCGCGCCCTTGCCTACGTCATCCAGCACTGTGTCGTCGACCCTTCCATCACTTGCATTACCTTCGGCTCGCAGTCCAAGACTGGATTCCCCTCAACCACCGTCGCAGCCGTCTCATCAACCGTACATCACCGGCGCACCGCCCTCGCGTCCCTATGTCGATATGGAAGAAGTCCGACAACATTTTCCCGACTTTGAACCCGGAAAGATCCTCAACTTCACCGAGCTCTTCGCCACTCGTCCACCCAAAAAGCGCAAACTTGGCTCGACCGCAGCCAGGTTTCATATCATAGCTGAAGACGAGTTGCCGGTCCCCAAGTCGACTCGTGAAGAGTTAATCCGATCATCCTCACTGCGTCCGCACCATACTCCCATCCTCTCCACTCTCACTCGTGAGCTTGAGAGCACGGCAGCAAGAGCTGGCCAGGCAGAATTTGCAACGGAAGacatcgagcttgccgttATCTCGACGCCCGGGGTCAAGGCAGACAAAGGTAACGCTGTCTTGGCGccggtcgagctcgatgatTGGGAAGATCGCATCGTCTGGGATGTACCTTTGCACAGTCGATCTCTTGCTGTAACATCCATACAGGTTGATGAGACTGAAAGTCAATCCGCTTCACAACCGCACCTCGCCCCGACGCAAGCCGCGCCAGCCGTGGACAAACCATTCAATCACGACCTCTTCCGAGGTACATGGACTCGCGGCATCATTTGGGATGCACAAACACCCTTTGAGGCTTTTGACAAGCTCGTTCTCGACATGAACGACCCTCAAATGATGCTCGAAGAAGATCTTGGGCCAAAGACAAAGCAAAACTCTCTGCTGCGCGCCGATGCGCCTGTTGTATCCGCAGCCGCCCAACGAGACCTCGCGCGACGTCAGGCAGAGCTCGATCCTCTCAACTTATCTAACGACAAATTCTATGAACAGACTCGCGAGCACCGCCAGCGTGTCCGACAGACGCTCGGAAAGCTCGTCGTTCAGCATGCCTGGCCTGCCATCAAGCTACAGCTTCCATGGTACAAGACCAAACTCACAAAGGCCGAAGCCAGATCCTTTCACCGCCCCGCTATGCAGTTCCCCACCAACATGCCCCTTCACTTTTCCAAGACTATCTcgtccaagaagaagaaggaaggCGCCGGTGCACGCAAAGCCAAGGATCCAAATGAGATGCTCCGCACCACTCGCGATCTCACACTTAAAGACACCGGCCCCTACGTGTTGTACGAGTACTCGGAAGAGTATCCGCCGCTGCTGTCCAAGATCGGTATGGGCAGTCTGCTGGTCAACTACTACCGCAAGAAGGATGCCAAGGACGAGCATGTGCCCAAGATGGACATTGGTGAGCCTTACTTGTTAGATGTAGCCGACGAGTCGCCGTTTATGAAGTTTGGCAACATCGAGCGAGGACAGGTACAGCCGACCTTGTACAACAACATGATTCGCGCGCCCCTCTTCCGCCACAAGCCGGCACACACCGATTTCCTCCTTATTCGAAGCACCACCAAGAACGAGATTCGCTATTATCTGCGAGAAATTCGCAACCTCTTTGTCGTGGGTCAAACGTACCCTGTTCAGCCGATCCCCGGCCCGCACGCACGTCTCATAACCAACAACATTAAGTATCGCCTCCAGATGATTGCCTACAAGCTCATCCAGAAGAGCCAGCGTCAGCGAATCAAGATCCACCGTCTCATGCGCTACTTCCCTGATCAGAACGAGCTACAAATGCGACAGAGGCTCAAGGAGTTTATGGAGTACAATCGCAAGGCAGGCGACGTCAATCAAGGCTTCTGGAAGCTCAAGCCGCACATTGTCGTCCCCGAAGaggctgagctgctcaagatgcTGCCACCGGAGAACATCTGCCTCGCCGAAAGCATGCAAGTCGGTCAGCGACACTTGCTGGACTGTGGTTACACCAACACCGCCGAGGgagacgatgacgacgaaagCAAAATGgacatcgagcagctgctcgcgcCCTGGATCACCAGCAAGAATTTCATCAACGCGACCCAGGGCAAGGCTATGCTCAAATTGCacggtgatggtgatccCACCGGTCGTGGCGAGGCTTTCAGCTTCATCCGTGTCTCGATGAAGGAAATCTTCCTGCGAGCTGAcgaagatgccgaggaGAGGCTTGCAcaagcggaagcagaggcaaaGAGCAAGTCTGGTCACAAATACAGTGTTGCTGAACAGCAGGCTGTCTATCGATCGGAGATCGACCGCATCTGGAATGCGCAGTGCCGCTCGCTCTCTAATCCAGTGCCACCCAAATTGACAGCGGAGGACGAACGCCGCGCACTTCTGCAAGCCAATGGTGGTGCCAGGCCGGATGCACGCGGCGGTGGTCGAGGCGAATCTGTGCGCCGTGATCGAAGTCCCAGCACTATGAGTACCGTcaatggtgatggtgagaaATCGACCAAGGTGCTTCGCATCCGTCGCTTCATCAACGGCAAATGG comes from Mycosarcoma maydis chromosome 1, whole genome shotgun sequence and encodes:
- a CDS encoding 2-dehydropantoate 2-reductase PAN5 (related to 2-dehydropantoate 2-reductase) codes for the protein MRYHILGVGSIGSLIAFHLKRSVKLQRQLLRAGPSSSKSRRELLLSNLSNQRPPSNQGTIVSSLSLPPYVRSNLPDPQQTSVTLHLRKKAFGKQAQKRYLNSIVVEQDGVRDIEGGFQTDFSSSATDILTSMVRRNRANQVDMHDDEQMESDRFFISRTQTGSSSAEPPSMHEQTSSRTPLPDHDGGISLISTLEGTYSQPRASPIDSLIVTTKCDSTLSAIESLRHRLHPWSTIVLLQNGMGVLDTLFDTFFKDPEQRPNFVLASTTHGCWRKGPLDIVHASAGALHFSIVPSGRSGPNGFEADRVPFGQTIAPVQRGLLTTSGLGSSKKAKGWERFAPDPDSNPVEEIHDPDAPSNKLSITNIADQPNLRTLRATVAALLSLPLNVEWEPIRAFQLRALRKLVINACINPLTALADCKNGDLFGNPAAMDAMWSICLEAGMVLEAQVREHLSPSNNPSISNSPATLSTEDLILLSTETGEPMLNPSLTPQALFQEVQRVARLTAANWSSMHSDLKNRRGSTEIDYINGYISALGRGYNIDTTANDLLTNLIKLKTTRVTGSGRL
- a CDS encoding histone acetyltransferase (related to TAF1 - TFIID subunit (TBP-associated factor), 145 kD), giving the protein MEDEQNAALHLGGLALGNVLRDLGIDEQHQSDLERLGIASGSGRIKQEDIYNDRFADDDDDLGDSYRRNGSSTKDWETEVDDEMRRELASERDSEERAELDRYYRQGLAQLEQPRAPLRGEDDDFDDSDEEEDVPLSQQPSRIQLNGHAIQTNDFSRFGAGIIKVKEERDDERDMALLSAPLPTSSSTVSSTLPSLALPSARSPRLDSPQPPSQPSHQPYITGAPPSRPYVDMEEVRQHFPDFEPGKILNFTELFATRPPKKRKLGSTAARFHIIAEDELPVPKSTREELIRSSSLRPHHTPILSTLTRELESTAARAGQAEFATEDIELAVISTPGVKADKGNAVLAPVELDDWEDRIVWDVPLHSRSLAVTSIQVDETESQSASQPHLAPTQAAPAVDKPFNHDLFRGTWTRGIIWDAQTPFEAFDKLVLDMNDPQMMLEEDLGPKTKQNSLLRADAPVVSAAAQRDLARRQAELDPLNLSNDKFYEQTREHRQRVRQTLGKLVVQHAWPAIKLQLPWYKTKLTKAEARSFHRPAMQFPTNMPLHFSKTISSKKKKEGAGARKAKDPNEMLRTTRDLTLKDTGPYVLYEYSEEYPPLLSKIGMGSLLVNYYRKKDAKDEHVPKMDIGEPYLLDVADESPFMKFGNIERGQVQPTLYNNMIRAPLFRHKPAHTDFLLIRSTTKNEIRYYLREIRNLFVVGQTYPVQPIPGPHARLITNNIKYRLQMIAYKLIQKSQRQRIKIHRLMRYFPDQNELQMRQRLKEFMEYNRKAGDVNQGFWKLKPHIVVPEEAELLKMLPPENICLAESMQVGQRHLLDCGYTNTAEGDDDDESKMDIEQLLAPWITSKNFINATQGKAMLKLHGDGDPTGRGEAFSFIRVSMKEIFLRADEDAEERLAQAEAEAKSKSGHKYSVAEQQAVYRSEIDRIWNAQCRSLSNPVPPKLTAEDERRALLQANGGARPDARGGGRGESVRRDRSPSTMSTVNGDGEKSTKVLRIRRFINGKWQREMVRDPAVINAYLTQRKKIEDEAIATEDLLPTGDAAIDMARMKRLQEELAQRKKNQERRIQRKNAKAAAEGLAIPGGYKSLLNKTDTKRRCGRCGEVGHMSTNTSCPMFPKDGGKNGAGGAAGSGGPGTPGTPASGARPGMPHLASGGGFFGPGMGMGIGIASAGPMTPMTPAAQTPVDSPIPSQSPAPGSGAPTPGLKLKLKKKA